The proteins below come from a single Malus domestica chromosome 03, GDT2T_hap1 genomic window:
- the LOC103432645 gene encoding uncharacterized protein isoform X1 has protein sequence MSAAVDDVAPLLHLYRDRDTDRDGESSISNEIPSLVPASPSNGTDASTPNQRLASLDVFRGLTVALMILVDDAGGAFPSINHSPWLGVTLADFVMPFFLFLVGVSISLAFKKMPNKTTATKKVILRAMNLFLLGLLLQGGYFHGRDHLTYGVDVGKIRWLGVLQRISIGYLLASISEIWFVNNIMVESLVDFARKYYNQWLFAIGLCFFHMCFLYGLFVPTWEYEAASLNLSRSGPGTQIVYCGVRGSLEPPCNAVGYIDRVILGEHHLYQHPVYRRTKVILMGLLCVNSPDYGPLPSDSPQWCLAPFDPEGILSSLMAAVTCFVGLHFGHILLHFKDQKQRILLWSMSSFPLLIFGYALKMLGIPFCKPLYTMSYTCITAGASGLILCIIFYIVDVKHFIKVTVLLQWMGMNALIIYALGACDLFSAGLQGFYWRSPENNLVDGTEALLQGMLRSKNWGTLAFVILEILFWGLVSGFLHMKGVYIKL, from the exons ATGTCTGCAGCCGTCGACGACGTTGCTCCTCTTCTTCATCTCTACAGAGACAGAGACACAGACAGAGACGGAGAATCATCCATTTCTAATGAGATCCCAAGTCTTGTGCCCGCCTCACCATCCAACGGCACAGATGCATCGACGCCTAATCAACGCCTGGCCTCTCTCGACGTCTTCCGTGGCCTCACCGTCGCG TTGATGATTTTGGTCGATGATGCCGGAGGAGCTTTCCCGTCGATAAACCACTCTCCGTGGTTGGGCGTTACACTTGCAGATTTTGTAatgccattttttctttttcttgttggcGTCTCCATCAGTCTTGCATTCAAG AAAATGCCCAACAAGACAACTGCCACAAAGAAAGTCATTCTTAGAGCAATGAATCTCTTTCTCTTGGGGTTGTTACTGCAAG GTGGGTATTTCCACGGGCGTGACCATTTAACATATGGGGTTGATGTGGGCAAGATACGTTGGCTAGGTGTACTACAG AGGATTTCAATTGGATATTTGCTGGCTTCAATCTCAGAGATCTGGTTTGTTAACAATATCATGGTTGAATCACTGGTCGATTTTGCTAGGAAATACTACAATCAGTG GCTGTTTGCTATTGGATTATGCTTTTTTCACATGTGCTTTCTGTATGGTCTTTTCGTTCCAACTTGGGAATATGAAGCTGCAAGCTTGAATTTGTCTCGTTCTGGACCTGGTACTCAAATT GTTTATTGTGGAGTGAGGGGTAGTCTTGAACCTCCTTGCAATGCTGTTGGTTATATCGATCGAGTTATTCTGGGCGAGCATCACCTTTATCAACATCCTGTTTACAGAAGAACAAAGGTCATTCTCATGGGCCTTCTCTG TGTTAATTCTCCTGACTATGGACCTCTGCCCTCTGATTCTCCTCAATGGTGCCTTGCACCATTTGACCCAGAGGGAATCTTAAG TTCTCTGATGGCTGCTGTTACATGTTTTGTGGGATTGCATTTTGGGCACATACTATTGCATTTCAAG GACCAGAAGCAGAGGATATTGTTATGGTCTATGTCCTCCTTTCCTCTTCTAATATTTGGATATGCCTTGAAGATGCTTG GTATTCCTTTCTGTAAACCACTATACACAATGAGCTATACATGTATTACAGCAGGAGCATCAGGCTTGATATTATGCATTATCTTCTATATA GTTGATGTCAAACATTTCATAAAAGTGACAGTGTTGCTGCAATGGATGGGGATGAATGCGCTCATTATATATGCTTTGGGTGCTTGTGACCTCTTCTCAGCAGGTTTGCAAGGTTTCTATTGGCGGTCACCAGAGAATAACTTG GTTGATGGGACAGAGGCATTATTGCAGGGCATGCTTCGATCGAAGAACTGGGGTACCCTAGCATTTGTAATACTTGAGATTTTATTTTGGGGTCTTGTTTCTGGGTTTCTTCACATGAAAGGCGTGTATATAAAACTGTAA
- the LOC103432645 gene encoding uncharacterized protein isoform X2, translating into MSAAVDDVAPLLHLYRDRDTDRDGESSISNEIPSLVPASPSNGTDASTPNQRLASLDVFRGLTVALMILVDDAGGAFPSINHSPWLGVTLADFVMPFFLFLVGVSISLAFKKMPNKTTATKKVILRAMNLFLLGLLLQGGYFHGRDHLTYGVDVGKIRWLGVLQRISIGYLLASISEIWFVNNIMVESLVDFARKYYNQWLFAIGLCFFHMCFLYGLFVPTWEYEAASLNLSRSGPGTQIVYCGVRGSLEPPCNAVGYIDRVILGEHHLYQHPVYRRTKECSVNSPDYGPLPSDSPQWCLAPFDPEGILSSLMAAVTCFVGLHFGHILLHFKDQKQRILLWSMSSFPLLIFGYALKMLGIPFCKPLYTMSYTCITAGASGLILCIIFYIVDVKHFIKVTVLLQWMGMNALIIYALGACDLFSAGLQGFYWRSPENNLVDGTEALLQGMLRSKNWGTLAFVILEILFWGLVSGFLHMKGVYIKL; encoded by the exons ATGTCTGCAGCCGTCGACGACGTTGCTCCTCTTCTTCATCTCTACAGAGACAGAGACACAGACAGAGACGGAGAATCATCCATTTCTAATGAGATCCCAAGTCTTGTGCCCGCCTCACCATCCAACGGCACAGATGCATCGACGCCTAATCAACGCCTGGCCTCTCTCGACGTCTTCCGTGGCCTCACCGTCGCG TTGATGATTTTGGTCGATGATGCCGGAGGAGCTTTCCCGTCGATAAACCACTCTCCGTGGTTGGGCGTTACACTTGCAGATTTTGTAatgccattttttctttttcttgttggcGTCTCCATCAGTCTTGCATTCAAG AAAATGCCCAACAAGACAACTGCCACAAAGAAAGTCATTCTTAGAGCAATGAATCTCTTTCTCTTGGGGTTGTTACTGCAAG GTGGGTATTTCCACGGGCGTGACCATTTAACATATGGGGTTGATGTGGGCAAGATACGTTGGCTAGGTGTACTACAG AGGATTTCAATTGGATATTTGCTGGCTTCAATCTCAGAGATCTGGTTTGTTAACAATATCATGGTTGAATCACTGGTCGATTTTGCTAGGAAATACTACAATCAGTG GCTGTTTGCTATTGGATTATGCTTTTTTCACATGTGCTTTCTGTATGGTCTTTTCGTTCCAACTTGGGAATATGAAGCTGCAAGCTTGAATTTGTCTCGTTCTGGACCTGGTACTCAAATT GTTTATTGTGGAGTGAGGGGTAGTCTTGAACCTCCTTGCAATGCTGTTGGTTATATCGATCGAGTTATTCTGGGCGAGCATCACCTTTATCAACATCCTGTTTACAGAAGAACAAAG GAATGCAGTGTTAATTCTCCTGACTATGGACCTCTGCCCTCTGATTCTCCTCAATGGTGCCTTGCACCATTTGACCCAGAGGGAATCTTAAG TTCTCTGATGGCTGCTGTTACATGTTTTGTGGGATTGCATTTTGGGCACATACTATTGCATTTCAAG GACCAGAAGCAGAGGATATTGTTATGGTCTATGTCCTCCTTTCCTCTTCTAATATTTGGATATGCCTTGAAGATGCTTG GTATTCCTTTCTGTAAACCACTATACACAATGAGCTATACATGTATTACAGCAGGAGCATCAGGCTTGATATTATGCATTATCTTCTATATA GTTGATGTCAAACATTTCATAAAAGTGACAGTGTTGCTGCAATGGATGGGGATGAATGCGCTCATTATATATGCTTTGGGTGCTTGTGACCTCTTCTCAGCAGGTTTGCAAGGTTTCTATTGGCGGTCACCAGAGAATAACTTG GTTGATGGGACAGAGGCATTATTGCAGGGCATGCTTCGATCGAAGAACTGGGGTACCCTAGCATTTGTAATACTTGAGATTTTATTTTGGGGTCTTGTTTCTGGGTTTCTTCACATGAAAGGCGTGTATATAAAACTGTAA
- the LOC103432645 gene encoding uncharacterized protein isoform X4: protein MRSQVLCPPHHPTAQMHRRLINAWPLSTSSVASPSRFSINNQQLMILVDDAGGAFPSINHSPWLGVTLADFVMPFFLFLVGVSISLAFKKMPNKTTATKKVILRAMNLFLLGLLLQGGYFHGRDHLTYGVDVGKIRWLGVLQRISIGYLLASISEIWFVNNIMVESLVDFARKYYNQWLFAIGLCFFHMCFLYGLFVPTWEYEAASLNLSRSGPGTQIVYCGVRGSLEPPCNAVGYIDRVILGEHHLYQHPVYRRTKECSVNSPDYGPLPSDSPQWCLAPFDPEGILSSLMAAVTCFVGLHFGHILLHFKDQKQRILLWSMSSFPLLIFGYALKMLGIPFCKPLYTMSYTCITAGASGLILCIIFYIVDVKHFIKVTVLLQWMGMNALIIYALGACDLFSAGLQGFYWRSPENNLVDGTEALLQGMLRSKNWGTLAFVILEILFWGLVSGFLHMKGVYIKL, encoded by the exons ATGAGATCCCAAGTCTTGTGCCCGCCTCACCATCCAACGGCACAGATGCATCGACGCCTAATCAACGCCTGGCCTCTCTCGACGTCTTCCGTGGCCTCACCGTCGCG GTTTTCTATCAACAATCAACAGTTGATGATTTTGGTCGATGATGCCGGAGGAGCTTTCCCGTCGATAAACCACTCTCCGTGGTTGGGCGTTACACTTGCAGATTTTGTAatgccattttttctttttcttgttggcGTCTCCATCAGTCTTGCATTCAAG AAAATGCCCAACAAGACAACTGCCACAAAGAAAGTCATTCTTAGAGCAATGAATCTCTTTCTCTTGGGGTTGTTACTGCAAG GTGGGTATTTCCACGGGCGTGACCATTTAACATATGGGGTTGATGTGGGCAAGATACGTTGGCTAGGTGTACTACAG AGGATTTCAATTGGATATTTGCTGGCTTCAATCTCAGAGATCTGGTTTGTTAACAATATCATGGTTGAATCACTGGTCGATTTTGCTAGGAAATACTACAATCAGTG GCTGTTTGCTATTGGATTATGCTTTTTTCACATGTGCTTTCTGTATGGTCTTTTCGTTCCAACTTGGGAATATGAAGCTGCAAGCTTGAATTTGTCTCGTTCTGGACCTGGTACTCAAATT GTTTATTGTGGAGTGAGGGGTAGTCTTGAACCTCCTTGCAATGCTGTTGGTTATATCGATCGAGTTATTCTGGGCGAGCATCACCTTTATCAACATCCTGTTTACAGAAGAACAAAG GAATGCAGTGTTAATTCTCCTGACTATGGACCTCTGCCCTCTGATTCTCCTCAATGGTGCCTTGCACCATTTGACCCAGAGGGAATCTTAAG TTCTCTGATGGCTGCTGTTACATGTTTTGTGGGATTGCATTTTGGGCACATACTATTGCATTTCAAG GACCAGAAGCAGAGGATATTGTTATGGTCTATGTCCTCCTTTCCTCTTCTAATATTTGGATATGCCTTGAAGATGCTTG GTATTCCTTTCTGTAAACCACTATACACAATGAGCTATACATGTATTACAGCAGGAGCATCAGGCTTGATATTATGCATTATCTTCTATATA GTTGATGTCAAACATTTCATAAAAGTGACAGTGTTGCTGCAATGGATGGGGATGAATGCGCTCATTATATATGCTTTGGGTGCTTGTGACCTCTTCTCAGCAGGTTTGCAAGGTTTCTATTGGCGGTCACCAGAGAATAACTTG GTTGATGGGACAGAGGCATTATTGCAGGGCATGCTTCGATCGAAGAACTGGGGTACCCTAGCATTTGTAATACTTGAGATTTTATTTTGGGGTCTTGTTTCTGGGTTTCTTCACATGAAAGGCGTGTATATAAAACTGTAA
- the LOC103432645 gene encoding uncharacterized protein isoform X3: MRSQVLCPPHHPTAQMHRRLINAWPLSTSSVASPSRFSINNQQLMILVDDAGGAFPSINHSPWLGVTLADFVMPFFLFLVGVSISLAFKKMPNKTTATKKVILRAMNLFLLGLLLQGGYFHGRDHLTYGVDVGKIRWLGVLQRISIGYLLASISEIWFVNNIMVESLVDFARKYYNQWLFAIGLCFFHMCFLYGLFVPTWEYEAASLNLSRSGPGTQIVYCGVRGSLEPPCNAVGYIDRVILGEHHLYQHPVYRRTKVILMGLLCVNSPDYGPLPSDSPQWCLAPFDPEGILSSLMAAVTCFVGLHFGHILLHFKDQKQRILLWSMSSFPLLIFGYALKMLGIPFCKPLYTMSYTCITAGASGLILCIIFYIVDVKHFIKVTVLLQWMGMNALIIYALGACDLFSAGLQGFYWRSPENNLVDGTEALLQGMLRSKNWGTLAFVILEILFWGLVSGFLHMKGVYIKL, from the exons ATGAGATCCCAAGTCTTGTGCCCGCCTCACCATCCAACGGCACAGATGCATCGACGCCTAATCAACGCCTGGCCTCTCTCGACGTCTTCCGTGGCCTCACCGTCGCG GTTTTCTATCAACAATCAACAGTTGATGATTTTGGTCGATGATGCCGGAGGAGCTTTCCCGTCGATAAACCACTCTCCGTGGTTGGGCGTTACACTTGCAGATTTTGTAatgccattttttctttttcttgttggcGTCTCCATCAGTCTTGCATTCAAG AAAATGCCCAACAAGACAACTGCCACAAAGAAAGTCATTCTTAGAGCAATGAATCTCTTTCTCTTGGGGTTGTTACTGCAAG GTGGGTATTTCCACGGGCGTGACCATTTAACATATGGGGTTGATGTGGGCAAGATACGTTGGCTAGGTGTACTACAG AGGATTTCAATTGGATATTTGCTGGCTTCAATCTCAGAGATCTGGTTTGTTAACAATATCATGGTTGAATCACTGGTCGATTTTGCTAGGAAATACTACAATCAGTG GCTGTTTGCTATTGGATTATGCTTTTTTCACATGTGCTTTCTGTATGGTCTTTTCGTTCCAACTTGGGAATATGAAGCTGCAAGCTTGAATTTGTCTCGTTCTGGACCTGGTACTCAAATT GTTTATTGTGGAGTGAGGGGTAGTCTTGAACCTCCTTGCAATGCTGTTGGTTATATCGATCGAGTTATTCTGGGCGAGCATCACCTTTATCAACATCCTGTTTACAGAAGAACAAAGGTCATTCTCATGGGCCTTCTCTG TGTTAATTCTCCTGACTATGGACCTCTGCCCTCTGATTCTCCTCAATGGTGCCTTGCACCATTTGACCCAGAGGGAATCTTAAG TTCTCTGATGGCTGCTGTTACATGTTTTGTGGGATTGCATTTTGGGCACATACTATTGCATTTCAAG GACCAGAAGCAGAGGATATTGTTATGGTCTATGTCCTCCTTTCCTCTTCTAATATTTGGATATGCCTTGAAGATGCTTG GTATTCCTTTCTGTAAACCACTATACACAATGAGCTATACATGTATTACAGCAGGAGCATCAGGCTTGATATTATGCATTATCTTCTATATA GTTGATGTCAAACATTTCATAAAAGTGACAGTGTTGCTGCAATGGATGGGGATGAATGCGCTCATTATATATGCTTTGGGTGCTTGTGACCTCTTCTCAGCAGGTTTGCAAGGTTTCTATTGGCGGTCACCAGAGAATAACTTG GTTGATGGGACAGAGGCATTATTGCAGGGCATGCTTCGATCGAAGAACTGGGGTACCCTAGCATTTGTAATACTTGAGATTTTATTTTGGGGTCTTGTTTCTGGGTTTCTTCACATGAAAGGCGTGTATATAAAACTGTAA